GGGCAACGCCCTGGCGCATGAGCGCCTGGGTCTCGCGCGCCTGGCTTGGCCAATCCGATGCTTGGGGTTGGTGGCAATCCAGGCCGGCGAGCGCTGCTGCAACGTTTTGCTGGCTGTCCCGGCGCAGCTTTTGCAAAAACTCTCGTTCCGGGTCGCGCTGCTGCGGGTCACCGTGAGCATCCAGGTACGGGCGGCGCGCGCAGCGCTGGTAGTGCAGCAGTACTTCGTCGGTGAGCAGCACGGCGGACCGGCGGCGGACCGGTTCGGCGGCAGCCATTGGCAGTTCAGGCCGCGCCCGCAATAGAATGCATGGGCACGCTGCAACCCCTTCATGACCAGTACTAGCCCGAGCGTAGCGCGCCTGGAACAGCACCGGCAGCAGTTCCCGGGGCTGCAGGCCAAAGCGTACTTTAACTTTGGGGCCCAGGGGGTGCTGCCGCAGGGCGCCTTGGAGGCCATCCAGCAAACCTATGCCGAGATCGAGTGGCAGGGCCCGTTTGGCGGGCAGGTCAATGCCTGGCTGGCGGACGAAACCGAGCGCACCCGCGCCGCGATCGCCGCCGAGCTGGGGGCGACCCCCGAGACCATCGCCCTAACCGAAAACGTCACCGCCGGGTGCAACATTGCGCTTTGGGGCCTGGCGTGGCAGGCCGGCGATCACCTGCTGCTGACCGATTGCGAGCATCCTGGCATCATTGCAGCGGCCCGCGAGATTGCGCGCCGCTTTGGGGTCAAAATCGACACCTGCCCCATTGCCGAGACCCTCAACGGTGGCGATCCGGTAGCCGCCATTGAGCAGGCCCTACAGCCCCGAACGCGCCTGGTCGTCCTGTCGCACCTGCTGTGGAACACCGGGCAACTGCTGCCGCTGCGCGACATTGCAACGGCGTGCCACGCCCAGGGCACCCGCGTGTTGGTGGATGCAGCCCAGTCAGCCGGCTCGCTACCGCTGGATCTGACCGATCTGGGAGCCGATTTCTACGCCTTTACCGGGCACAAATGGTTCTGCGGCCCGGCCGGGGTGGGCGGGCTCTACGTCCGGCCCGAGGCTTTCGAGGCACTCCAGCCCACGTTTGTTGGCTGGCGCGGGATTGAGCTGGACCGGCGCGGCCAACCGCAGGACTGGCAGCCCGATGCACGGCGCTTTGAGGTGGCCACCTCGGCTTACCCGCAGTACGTGGGCCTGCGCCACGCGATCGCGACCCACCGCGCCTGGGGCACGGCCCAGCAGCGCTACGCGCAAATCGGCCAGGGGAGCGCCTACCTGTGGGAGCAGCTGGCGCGGCTCGAGGGTGTGCGCTGCTTGCGCTCGGCGCCGCCTGAGGCAGGGCTAGTGTCGTTTCAACTGGCGGGGCAGGCC
This genomic window from Cyanobacteria bacterium QS_8_64_29 contains:
- a CDS encoding cysteine lyase, which produces MTSTSPSVARLEQHRQQFPGLQAKAYFNFGAQGVLPQGALEAIQQTYAEIEWQGPFGGQVNAWLADETERTRAAIAAELGATPETIALTENVTAGCNIALWGLAWQAGDHLLLTDCEHPGIIAAAREIARRFGVKIDTCPIAETLNGGDPVAAIEQALQPRTRLVVLSHLLWNTGQLLPLRDIATACHAQGTRVLVDAAQSAGSLPLDLTDLGADFYAFTGHKWFCGPAGVGGLYVRPEAFEALQPTFVGWRGIELDRRGQPQDWQPDARRFEVATSAYPQYVGLRHAIATHRAWGTAQQRYAQIGQGSAYLWEQLARLEGVRCLRSAPPEAGLVSFQLAGQAHQPMVDALEQQGFLLRTLKDPPCIRACVHYLTLPAELDRLVAAIAQQLAA